The following coding sequences are from one Thamnophis elegans isolate rThaEle1 chromosome 5, rThaEle1.pri, whole genome shotgun sequence window:
- the OGFR gene encoding LOW QUALITY PROTEIN: opioid growth factor receptor (The sequence of the model RefSeq protein was modified relative to this genomic sequence to represent the inferred CDS: inserted 2 bases in 1 codon) — protein sequence MQKYRRHYPGLEEAEVSEEEMWNLSFYKNEVNFLPRGLYIEDLLDMWQDNYSVLEENHSYIQWLFPLREQGMNYHAKRLTRQEIEAFKKSKEVMERFVRAYKLMLKFYGINLINEETGELSKAENWCERFGNLNRYSHNNLRITRILKCLGEMGYENYQVQLVEFFLSETLVHQQLPRVLRSVLDYFMFTVRNKPKRRELVYFAWQHFKPKHEFVWGPHKKLRKFKPPSLKLLNNPEEQEGAKEEDGEVVEKDSVEARQAILQRLTEKPGQKEARETLEKEERGLSEESCVARHNLDATVQHNHTERPVSSISATLSLSDSNSVQDKDIGRKTSSVEDGDLLQDGEVVEPQIKPVDDCKTSKNANQSQLALVMPTKAEKEHSEEVLVPSDCPLEDPADECVGEADGENLKEAKKRKLSRLSGDIPGASKSPSDIERISYNLGEVVITKEEVSFLAPEGGNEDIPDGKEIESLDTVIKRRKVDVVPKSSSLEEGCEAIPSEDQGASCSTHDVEEKDLVGQEETKMAANPSVDTLTGHKAGGADVVVDSNKEDLPGDGCQLGKVNEQEATTPTXSEVPWLSEPITARERGVRNSAGWKEQDLGETSDGFLERNESSKMKEHENTMVRPEV from the exons ATGCAGAAATATAGGCGGCATTATCCG GGATTGGAAGAAGCTGAGGTCAGCGAGGAAGAAATGTGGAATCTGAGCTTTTACAAAAATGAAGTTAATTTTTTGCCCCGGG GTCTGTACATCGAAGATCTCCTTGACATGTGGCAAGATAACTACAGCGTTTTGGAAGAAAACCATTCATATATTCAGTG GCTGTTTCCTTTGCGTGAACAAGGGATGAATTATCACGCCAAACGCCTCACGCGCCAAGAAATTGAG GCCTTCAAGAAATCTAAAGAAGTCATGGAGAGGTTCGTCCGGGCTTATAAACTCATGTTGAAATTTTACGGCATCAACTTAATCAACGAGGAAACCGGAGAACTGAGTAAAGCGGAAAACTGGTGTGAGCGATTCGGAAACCTCAATCG gTACAGCCATAACAATTTACGGATCACTCGCATCCTGAAATGTTTGGGCGAGATGGGCTACGAGAACTACCAAGTGCAGCTGGTGGAGTTCTTCCTGTCAGAGACTTTGGTCCATCAGCAGCTGCCTCGGGTGCTAAGGAGCGTCTTAGACTACTTCATGTTCACCGTCCGAAACAAACCCAAACGTCGGGAGTTGGTCTATTTTGCCTGGCAACACTTCAAGCCAAAACATGAATTTGTCTGGGGGCCTCACAAGAAACTCCGGAAATTCAAACCTCCGTCCCTCAAACTACTGAATAACCCAGAAGAACAAGAAGGCGCCAAGGAAGAAGATGGAGAGGTTGTAGAGAAGGACAGTGTTGAGGCACGCCAAGCAATCCTTCAAAGGCTTACAGAAAAACCTGGGCAGAAGGAAGCTAGAGAAACTCTGGAAAAAGAGGAACGTGGGTTGTCAGAAGAGAGTTGTGTTGCTCGCCACAATTTAGACGCAACAGTACAACATAACCACACGGAGCGGCCTGTATCCAGCATTAGTGCCACCTTGAGCCTTTCAGACAGTAACTCTGTGCAGGACAAAGATATCGGGAGGAAAACCAGCTCTGTAGAAGATGGTGACCTGTTACAAGATGGGGAGGTTGTAGAACCTCAGATAAAGCCTGTGGATGACTGTAAGACTTCCAAAAATGCAAACCAATCTCAGCTTGCATTGGTGATGCCAACCAAGGCAGAGAAGGAACACAGCGAAGAAGTTCTAGTACCTTCCGATTGCCCGTTGGAAGACCCTGCCGATGAGTGTGTGGGTGAAGCTGACGGAGAAAACCTCAAGGAAGCTAAGAAGAGGAAGCTAAGCAGATTAAGTGGAGATATCCCTGGGGCCTCTAAAAGCCCCAGTGATATTGAGAGGATCTCCTATAATCTGGGCGAGGTGGTAATTACGAAGGAGGAAGTTAGCTTCTTGGCCCCCGAAGGTGGCAACGAGGACATCCCAGATGGGAAGGAGATTGAATCCCTTGATACGGTGATCAAGAGGCGGAAAGTAGACGTTGTACCCAAAAGTAGTTCTTTGGAAGAAGGCTGTGAGGCGATCCCGTCTGAGGACCAAGGAGCAAGCTGTAGCACTCATGATGTTGAGGAGAAAGATCTTGTCGGCCAAGAAGAAACCAAAATGGCGGCTAATCCTTCTGTAGACACTCTGACAGGACACAAGGCTGGAGGGGCGGATGTGGTGGTTGATTCCAACAAGGAGGACCTCCCTGGAGATGGCTGTCAGCTGGGGAAAGTGAACGAACAAGAAGCTACCACTCCAAC AAGTGAGGTCCCTTGGTTGTCTGAACCCATAACAGCTCGTGAAAGGGGTGTGAGAAACAGTGCAGGATGGAAGGAGCAGGACCTTGGAGAAACGTCTGATGGTTTCCTTGAAAGGAATGAAAGCTCCAAAATGAAGGAACATGAAAACACCATGGTCAGGCCAGAAGTGTAG